One Lactobacillus sp. CBA3606 DNA segment encodes these proteins:
- a CDS encoding CPBP family intramembrane glutamic endopeptidase: MTPYVERSLRRWYLWQLIGLVGAVFVNLFMVGGNSFDVGGMLLIMLVLGAVLPTFETQPLATHWRRFRRFNHYFQTIVQFLSLPLLVANLILMLSKVSFLDQQGLVAVGFALLMVLFVPVAYVVTRPIESVLGRILMLISVIFSGVLSAQMTMLELPGLTAPAVFKLVGNSGILGALGFVVTVGVLMRSWQFNWPTWRLQPRVNWGQLAFIGILAGFFVIWNAYGVGSSWATAFTTFDFHMKSVSWQLFLGGLEPGIAEEWLYRFAVLALLLRAFKARKHQLEWAIFLSSGLFGAWHLTNILSGQALSATLEQMIFAAALGCFLAVSYLYSGSLLVPIVIHALTDILSMMASGSQTMTKPDLFEWETLAFLVLVFGLVTGYLLTGSRRRLMQSQVDNRLHLKA; this comes from the coding sequence ATGACACCATATGTGGAACGGTCATTACGCCGCTGGTATCTGTGGCAATTGATTGGATTAGTTGGGGCAGTATTTGTGAATTTATTTATGGTCGGTGGGAATTCTTTTGATGTGGGTGGGATGTTACTTATCATGTTAGTATTGGGCGCCGTTTTGCCAACTTTTGAGACCCAGCCGTTAGCAACGCATTGGCGTCGTTTTCGCCGCTTCAATCACTATTTTCAAACGATTGTGCAATTTTTGAGCTTACCGCTGTTAGTGGCGAATTTAATACTGATGTTAAGCAAAGTATCGTTTTTAGATCAACAAGGATTAGTAGCGGTGGGGTTCGCGTTGCTGATGGTGTTGTTTGTGCCGGTCGCGTACGTGGTCACTCGGCCGATTGAATCCGTGTTAGGGCGGATTTTAATGTTGATTTCGGTTATTTTTTCTGGTGTTTTGAGTGCGCAGATGACGATGCTAGAATTACCGGGATTAACTGCGCCCGCAGTGTTTAAGCTAGTGGGGAATAGTGGCATCTTAGGGGCTTTAGGGTTTGTGGTGACCGTTGGGGTTTTAATGCGGTCGTGGCAATTTAACTGGCCAACGTGGCGGTTACAACCCCGGGTGAACTGGGGGCAGTTAGCTTTCATTGGCATTTTGGCTGGCTTTTTTGTTATCTGGAATGCCTATGGGGTGGGTAGTTCGTGGGCAACCGCGTTTACCACTTTTGATTTTCACATGAAGTCAGTTTCATGGCAGTTGTTTTTAGGTGGTTTGGAACCTGGCATTGCTGAAGAATGGCTTTACCGTTTTGCCGTGTTAGCTTTATTATTACGGGCATTTAAAGCGCGAAAACATCAGCTAGAATGGGCCATCTTTTTGAGCAGTGGTTTGTTTGGCGCCTGGCATTTGACGAATATATTAAGTGGTCAGGCCCTTTCAGCAACGCTGGAACAAATGATTTTTGCGGCGGCATTAGGCTGCTTTTTAGCAGTTAGTTATTTATATTCGGGTAGCTTACTGGTACCCATCGTGATTCATGCGCTGACCGATATTTTAAGTATGATGGCTTCGGGCTCACAAACGATGACTAAGCCAGACCTGTTCGAATGGGAAACTTTAGCGTTTTTGGTGCTAGT
- a CDS encoding ABC-F family ATP-binding cassette domain-containing protein: protein MLTVNNVSMQFSTRKLYDDVNLKFTPGNCYGVIGANGAGKSTFLKILEGKLQPSSGTVSMGPNERMSSLNQNHFAFDDEEVLATVIRGHEKLYQIMVEKDALYAKADFTDADGLRAAELEGEFAEMDGWNAESEADQMLQDLGIDEAMQHLKMSELTEPQKVKVLLGQALFGNPDVLLLDEPTNGLDVQSISWLENFLADYNKTVIVVSHDRHFLNQVCTHMCDVDFGKITLFMGNYDFWMESSQLASKLQANANAKKADQIKELQEFVARFSANASKSKQATSRKKQLEKITLDDIKPSSRKYPFIKFTPEREIGNDLLKVENVSKTIDGVKILDNISFTLRPNEKTALISRSDVATTTLMQIIGGAMTPDAGTVTWGQTTSRTYLPRDINDEFTNSDLMIIDWLRQYAPKEESDDTFLRGFLGKMLFSGEDVQRKVNVLSGGEKVRGMLSKMMLSRANVLLLDDPTNHLDLESITALNDSLIEFTGALIFTSHDHEFIQTIADHIVEVSAKGVVDRGDTTYDEYLNHEAIQGQVSDLY from the coding sequence ATGTTAACCGTAAACAATGTGAGCATGCAATTTTCAACGCGTAAACTTTATGATGATGTTAATCTAAAATTCACCCCTGGGAACTGTTATGGGGTTATTGGCGCTAATGGTGCTGGTAAATCAACATTCTTAAAGATTTTGGAAGGTAAGTTACAACCAAGTAGTGGGACCGTTTCGATGGGACCTAACGAACGGATGTCGAGCTTAAACCAAAATCACTTTGCTTTTGATGATGAAGAAGTCTTGGCAACGGTGATTCGCGGGCACGAAAAGTTATATCAAATCATGGTTGAAAAAGATGCACTCTATGCCAAAGCTGATTTTACGGATGCGGATGGCTTACGAGCTGCTGAACTTGAAGGTGAATTTGCTGAAATGGACGGCTGGAATGCTGAATCCGAAGCTGACCAGATGCTACAAGACTTAGGCATTGATGAAGCAATGCAACACTTGAAGATGAGTGAATTAACGGAACCACAAAAGGTGAAAGTCCTCTTAGGCCAAGCCTTATTCGGCAATCCGGATGTTCTGTTATTGGATGAACCGACCAATGGGTTAGATGTGCAGTCAATCAGTTGGTTAGAAAACTTTTTAGCCGATTATAACAAGACCGTCATTGTCGTTTCTCATGACCGCCATTTCTTGAATCAAGTTTGTACCCATATGTGTGACGTTGATTTTGGTAAAATTACGTTATTCATGGGAAACTATGACTTTTGGATGGAATCTAGTCAATTGGCTTCCAAGTTACAAGCGAATGCTAATGCCAAAAAGGCGGACCAGATTAAAGAATTACAAGAATTCGTGGCGCGGTTTAGTGCGAATGCCTCGAAATCTAAGCAAGCAACTTCACGGAAGAAGCAATTGGAAAAGATTACGTTAGATGATATTAAGCCATCATCACGTAAATACCCCTTCATCAAATTTACCCCAGAACGTGAGATTGGGAATGATTTGTTGAAAGTTGAAAATGTCTCGAAAACAATCGACGGCGTTAAGATTCTTGATAATATCAGTTTCACGTTGCGGCCCAATGAAAAGACGGCTTTAATTAGCCGCAGTGATGTGGCAACGACGACGTTAATGCAAATTATCGGCGGCGCCATGACCCCCGATGCTGGGACTGTAACTTGGGGGCAAACGACTTCACGGACGTATTTACCTCGTGATATCAATGATGAATTTACCAATTCAGATTTGATGATTATTGATTGGTTACGACAATATGCGCCTAAAGAAGAGAGTGATGACACATTCTTGCGGGGATTCTTAGGGAAGATGCTCTTCTCTGGTGAAGACGTGCAACGTAAAGTGAATGTGTTATCTGGGGGCGAAAAAGTCCGGGGAATGTTATCTAAGATGATGCTTAGCCGCGCGAATGTCTTATTGTTAGACGATCCTACAAACCATTTGGACTTGGAATCAATCACGGCATTAAATGACAGTTTGATTGAGTTTACTGGCGCGTTGATTTTTACCTCGCATGACCACGAATTTATTCAAACGATTGCGGACCATATTGTGGAAGTGAGTGCTAAAGGGGTAGTTGACCGCGGTGATACCACGTATGATGAATACCTTAATCATGAAGCTATCCAAGGTCAAGTGAGTGATCTGTACTAA
- a CDS encoding Cof-type HAD-IIB family hydrolase, translating to MTVKLIATDMDGTFLNNQGDYNRPRFARDYAALQQQGIQFVIASGHQAVELATFFEDYPALWLIGGNGAELMQSQAGLTAATFSPAVTQQILQVLAAYPEVQLALCGTRTVHVLKNADVDFVAAMAAYYVDLERVADLRTVTDPVVKFDIICPPQRTDQLVYELTPKLSGLAVPASGGQGSLDLIQPGLHKGWALRLLGEQLGIAPAEMVAFGDGTNDLEMLQYVHTGVVMGNAPVELQLKGDAITTGNTEDGVLTYIENEILRK from the coding sequence ATGACAGTAAAATTAATTGCAACGGATATGGATGGGACGTTTCTGAATAATCAGGGTGATTATAATCGGCCACGCTTTGCGCGTGACTATGCCGCCTTACAACAGCAAGGTATTCAGTTCGTGATTGCGAGTGGTCACCAAGCAGTCGAACTGGCGACTTTTTTTGAAGACTATCCGGCCCTTTGGCTGATTGGTGGTAATGGCGCCGAACTCATGCAATCGCAAGCGGGGTTAACTGCGGCGACTTTTAGTCCAGCTGTCACGCAGCAAATTCTACAAGTGTTGGCGGCTTATCCGGAAGTCCAGCTGGCGTTATGTGGGACTCGCACCGTCCACGTGCTAAAAAATGCTGATGTTGATTTTGTGGCGGCAATGGCCGCATATTATGTTGACTTAGAGCGGGTAGCTGATTTGCGGACGGTCACTGATCCGGTCGTTAAGTTCGATATAATTTGTCCCCCACAGCGAACCGACCAGTTAGTGTATGAGTTGACGCCAAAATTGTCCGGTCTGGCAGTCCCCGCTTCCGGTGGGCAAGGGAGTTTGGATTTAATTCAGCCCGGATTACATAAAGGATGGGCCTTACGGTTATTAGGTGAACAGTTAGGTATTGCGCCGGCTGAGATGGTGGCGTTTGGTGATGGTACGAATGATTTAGAGATGTTGCAATATGTGCATACCGGTGTCGTGATGGGCAATGCCCCGGTCGAACTGCAACTTAAAGGGGATGCAATTACGACCGGTAATACCGAAGATGGCGTTTTAACTTATATTGAAAATGAGATTTTACGAAAATGA
- a CDS encoding DUF2207 domain-containing protein, whose amino-acid sequence MRRQTMLWWGLLAGLMVGIMTLNWQPIHALADYRISHYDTQVDIQKDGSAEVTQAMTYDFDDDYHGVFNVQDLRGIQGAQFQGVTTQLNGRMTQTVQAAQTGADNTYQLTQTNQQLRVKLYRTVKADDQLRVVYRYRLLGVVTNYQDTAELNWKIIGTGWDEPLRQVRLTIQLPAKSVTALQGWTHGPLSGKTVVNQADGRVLITLAYNPANTFVETHLVFPTSVTPTNQRTSTKKRLAAVQKQEAQLAQAANAKRQRQQRLYWGLYGLAIGVLVVTIGGYSWWFWRHRATPHVRPVPIPHAFDVPAVPPAVAQSLWRTASPNTDALSAEILQAAAAKEIKLTTLPGKRQPQVQLTRLRPITNSFLAHCFDQLAPAETFDLAQLKAFGKRDKKGRLSRWFSQWQQTIDTQVAVYQDAPNYALRHRWLGFATVVTILSVVTTGAGWLISPQVMGLTGLVTAVVTLGSWLVAIVNYRKIIINTDTGLELVNQITGFRQMLKDIGHFNTADIGDLILWEQILPYAAAFGLAKQVAAKLELDFGTPALATGLGGYYPLFFVGDGFDFDLSGTLGASFSSALDASSNASSPSGGSGGFSGGSSGGFGGGSGGGAF is encoded by the coding sequence ATGCGACGACAGACAATGCTTTGGTGGGGGCTTTTAGCTGGGTTAATGGTCGGCATCATGACGTTGAATTGGCAACCCATCCATGCACTGGCCGACTATCGGATCAGTCATTATGACACGCAGGTGGACATTCAAAAAGATGGTAGCGCGGAAGTGACACAAGCGATGACTTATGATTTCGACGATGATTATCATGGGGTCTTTAATGTGCAGGATTTACGTGGGATTCAAGGTGCCCAGTTTCAAGGAGTGACGACGCAACTTAATGGTAGGATGACGCAAACGGTACAAGCCGCGCAGACTGGCGCGGATAATACGTATCAATTAACCCAAACTAACCAACAATTGCGGGTGAAATTGTATCGAACCGTTAAAGCCGATGATCAGTTGCGAGTGGTTTATCGGTACCGTTTATTAGGTGTTGTGACGAACTATCAAGATACCGCCGAACTAAACTGGAAGATTATCGGTACTGGTTGGGATGAACCGTTGCGGCAAGTCCGGCTAACCATTCAGTTACCAGCCAAGTCAGTCACTGCGTTGCAAGGGTGGACGCATGGACCGCTCAGCGGTAAGACGGTTGTTAATCAGGCTGATGGGCGAGTCTTGATCACCTTAGCGTATAATCCGGCGAACACGTTTGTGGAGACTCATCTGGTCTTTCCAACTAGTGTGACGCCAACTAATCAGCGGACAAGTACGAAAAAACGGTTAGCAGCGGTCCAAAAACAAGAAGCACAGTTGGCACAGGCAGCCAATGCCAAGCGACAACGCCAACAGCGACTTTACTGGGGGCTATACGGGCTAGCCATCGGGGTCTTAGTAGTCACGATTGGTGGTTATAGTTGGTGGTTCTGGCGTCATCGGGCGACACCACATGTCCGGCCAGTGCCAATCCCACATGCTTTCGATGTACCGGCCGTTCCACCAGCTGTGGCGCAGTCATTATGGCGAACGGCATCACCGAATACGGATGCGTTGTCAGCCGAAATTTTACAAGCGGCTGCAGCTAAAGAAATCAAGCTCACAACGTTACCCGGTAAACGCCAACCGCAAGTGCAGCTGACGCGTTTACGACCGATAACTAATTCGTTTTTAGCCCACTGTTTTGATCAATTGGCGCCGGCCGAAACGTTTGATTTGGCGCAACTGAAAGCTTTTGGTAAACGGGATAAAAAAGGACGTCTTAGCCGATGGTTCAGTCAATGGCAACAGACAATTGATACGCAAGTTGCGGTGTACCAAGATGCGCCTAATTATGCATTACGGCATCGTTGGTTAGGCTTTGCCACGGTAGTCACGATTTTAAGCGTCGTGACTACCGGAGCTGGCTGGTTGATTAGCCCACAAGTGATGGGATTAACTGGCCTTGTGACCGCAGTAGTGACGTTAGGCAGTTGGCTTGTGGCGATTGTTAATTACCGAAAAATTATTATTAATACGGATACTGGCTTAGAATTAGTCAATCAAATCACTGGTTTTCGACAAATGTTAAAAGATATCGGTCATTTTAACACGGCCGATATTGGTGATCTCATCTTATGGGAACAGATTTTGCCGTATGCTGCGGCCTTTGGCTTGGCAAAGCAAGTCGCTGCTAAGTTGGAATTAGACTTTGGCACACCAGCATTGGCAACTGGATTAGGGGGCTATTACCCACTCTTCTTTGTTGGGGACGGTTTCGATTTTGATTTATCTGGAACTTTAGGCGCTAGCTTCTCAAGTGCTTTAGATGCGTCGAGCAACGCAAGCTCCCCTAGTGGTGGCTCTGGCGGCTTCTCCGGCGGTAGCTCCGGTGGTTTCGGTGGCGGTTCTGGCGGTGGCGCTTTTTAG
- a CDS encoding MazG-like protein, with protein sequence MDIEALAQRSHRIRAAYHQLEQQQDGHPWTLEQDALAFLTDAGLVGRQVMNQTNSWPETPASADLASKLAESIWWLVVLADRSGIDIDQALTQFLTDREQHLS encoded by the coding sequence ATGGATATTGAAGCTTTAGCACAACGGAGTCACCGAATTCGCGCCGCCTATCATCAATTAGAACAGCAGCAGGACGGTCACCCGTGGACCTTAGAACAAGATGCGTTGGCCTTTTTGACGGATGCGGGCTTAGTTGGCCGGCAAGTGATGAATCAGACGAACAGCTGGCCAGAAACACCGGCTAGCGCTGATTTAGCCAGTAAATTGGCCGAAAGTATTTGGTGGCTAGTGGTGCTAGCTGACCGTTCTGGGATTGATATTGATCAGGCCTTAACGCAATTTTTAACCGACCGTGAGCAACACTTATCATAA